In Verrucomicrobiota bacterium, the sequence CCGCTTGCAGGAACGCTTGCGTGAACTGAGCCTTGCAAATAAGGAGCGCTTGATCCCAGCAAGACCCCCTGCCAGTCGCAAGAAAACCGCTCGCGAATAAGCCTATTTCGCAACAGGCTATAGCTAATGAGGCCGTTGCGGGCAGCCTGCAGGCCGGTGCCGTCGGGACCACTTTCGCCGGCGGCCCAGCCACGCTGCGCGATTTGAGCTGCACAACGCACTTTACCAGCGGCAGCAGACCCGCAGGTGCCGCCCTCATCTATGCGAACGCTACGACCGATCTCGTCTGGGTGAAACAGGTTGGCTCTGGAACTGTGGTTTGGCTGGGATGGGATTACTGTTGTGGCTCTGACAGCTTCCAGAATGATTGGTATCGCGTGCTCGACAGCGCGCTCCACGTCGAATTGGATCCCGACGTCGATCACGACGGAGTGCTCAACGTTGTTGACAACTGTCCCTATACGTTTAATCCGAACCAGGCGGATGCGGACGGTGATGGTGTTGGCGACGTGTGCGATATCTGCCCAGCCATTCCAAACTCGAGTCAAGAGGAGAGTGCTGCGTGTCTTTCGCTCGTTGATCGGGGGGCATGCTTCGAAGCCCAAATCAACCTTGTCAGCCCGAATCAGAGCGGGGATGTCAAGATTTTGACGGCCAGCACGCCACAAAGCCACAAAGCATCGTCTTCGAAATCTTAGCGACGTGCGGAGCGGATCCCTTGAGCTTCTATTTGAACGGAATGTTCCTCGGAAGCACGGCTGCAAATCCGACCGGCCAATGCAGATGTGATCCCCCGTTGCAGACGTTTACCGTGTCCAATTCCGCGTTGATTGCGGCCGCCTGGCATACGACTGGCAACAACGCGTTCCGCACGGTGAAATCAGGCACGGGCACTGCGTTGGCCTGGGTCCGTGCCCGTTTGCAATCAGGTGCTCAGAGCCAGACCGTCTGCGTTTTCGACTTTAACGGCGGTGACTGCACCGAGATGAATCTTTGCACAGCCAACTACACGTTTGGCACCGTCGATCAAACTACAAACGTTGTTGAGCCTTTTTCAACACCGGTCATGGTCATCCCGTACACCAACGGTCAACTGCCACCATCGGTACACTGAGTTTGACGTTTCAGGGCGGTGTTACTTACGACTTGGCGATCCGGCGCACGGGTCAAGCCGCGCATTACAAACTCGGCTCGCCGGACAAACGGCTGGAAATCGGTTTTGCCCATTCGTTGCTCTATCTCGAGCATCACGAACAAGCTTGGCTCGTCAACGCGGCTCCGAATGAGAACGTCAACATCAGCGTGCTCAAAGACTCGCCCGCCATCGGAGGAGCAGACCCGCAAGCAACGACGATGACTTACAGCGTCCGGCGTGCGGACTGCACGGTGGTTGTGCCTTCGACGACCATCCCGGTTTCCGGGACGATTTCGTTCAATGCCGGAAGTGGTGGGAGTTTCGTCATCTACTTCGAGAGCATGGACGGACATTTTGCGTTGCGCAGGAACTCCGGCTGCGACGGAGGCTTTTATGCGTTGCCGTGCCCGCCCAAGGTACAGATTGTCTGTCCCGCCAACATCATCAAGCCCAACGATCCCGGCCAATGCGGCGCCATTGTGAGTTTCGCGGCGACCGCGACCGGCGTTTATTCCCCGACGGTGACTTATTCGAAAGCACCGGGATCGTTCTTCCTGACCGGCACCACGGCGGTGACCGCGACGGCTACAGATCTTTTTGGCGAGACTGCCACGTGCACATTCACGGTCACGGTCGAGGACAAGGAACTCCCGGTCCTGAAGTGCCCGCCGGACTTGGTCGTGGAATGCGATGGCCAAAGAAATCCAGCGGCGTTGAACGCTTGGTTGAATTCATTCTCGGCAACAGACAACTGTGCGATTGCCAAATCTGGAAACGACTTCAAGGGACTCTCAGACGGGTGTGGCGCGACCGGGAGCACAACGGTGACCTTCACGGCAACGGACATCCATGGCAACTCGGCAAGTTGCACCGCGACCTTCACGATTGTGGATACGACGGCGCCCGTGCTCACGAGCAACGTTCGCGACATCCTGCCCAAGGATGCTCCGATCACCTTCACCGTGGATGAATCCGATGCGAAAGTCCGCGCTATTCTTCCTGGCCCTGGCCGCGCTGGCGGTGATCGGGATCGGACTTCTGATTCCCAAACCGGACCAGAAGCATGGGAGCGAACCGACGGATCTCCAATCGGGCAACCACCGCCCTGGCGGGAACGGCCCCGGAGAATCCCGCGGTTACTTCCTCACGCTGGCGGCTCGCGTCGCGCGAACCTCGGTCCGGAAGCCCACTTCCTGAGTCCAAACCGGACCCGGCCGCGCCGGCTACTCCGCACGAGGACTTGCTCGCTTTGATGAAGGCCGCCAAGACGGAGGCACGGCCTGACTTCGCGCATCTCTTCGCCGCGTTCAAGTCCAAGGTGGACGATTTGAATGGATCGCAGCGCGCCGAAATCTTGAGCAAAGTCGCCGAACTTGTCGCCGAGCGCGACCTCGATCAAGGGCTGGAGTTTCTCAACGTTTTAGATGAATTCAGAGATCGGCACAATTTCGTCAAAGCGGTTGTGGAAGCCGTCGCTCGCGGGAACATGGCGCAGGCTGCCGAGTGGGCGACTCGCCTGCCGGATGCGCAGCTTGCCCAAAGCGCGCACAACGCCATCGGCATGAAGTGGGGGCAGACGGATTTGGGAAGTTCCTTGGCCTGGGCGGAGGGGTTGTCCGATGCGAGTTTGCGGTTGAACGCTTTGGAAGGGGTCACTTGGGCCTGGGGGCAGAAAGATCCCCAAGCGGCGTACAACTGGGCAGCCCAGCTTCCGGAATCGGAGATTCGAGACAAAGTCTTCGTCAAGCTGGCCAAAATGATTTCGACACAAGACCCGAAGCGCGGTTCGGAATGGGCGATCCAGTTTCCTGAAGGACCGGGACGCGCGGAGGCTTTGGATTATGCGGTTTTTCAATGGGCCGGGAAGGATCTGAAGGCCGCCGCGGCCTGGGCGGAACGGATTGAAGATCCGCGCTTGCGAGAGAGCAGCCTCGTGGCGGTGGCGCGGTCGTGGTCGAATAGCGATCCACAAAACGCCACGGCCTGGGCGGCGCAGTTCCCCGAAAGCCAGGCTCGAACGTCCGCGTTAATTACGACGGCGCGAAAGTGGGCCGAGGCCAATCCTGCGAACGCCGCACAATGGATTGGCCAACTGGGCGAGGCAGCTTCCCGATCGGAAATCTTCCAGAGTGTGACCACCGCTTTGACAACGGCGCATCCGTCAGCGGCAGAGGCCTGGCTAAACGGCGTCGCGGATCCGGACCTGCGGATAAAGGGTGCCCATATCTTGGCGAATGGTGACGGGTTGCGTGACGATTTGATCGGCGTTCGTCAATGCGGGGAATACCACGACTGCACTCGAAAGATGGATCGGAGTCCAGATGTCCGCCTTGATTTCGAGGATCCGGACGGGCTCGGTGCGGTCGTTGGTGGTGACGGAAATGGTCTTGCTCACCACGCCGGCAAAGCGGCTCGTCTCCAGTTGGAGGGGGATGGTCCCCGATTCACCTGGCGGAATACTTCGGCTCCATTGTCCGGCGGTCGTGCAGCCGCAGGAAGGTTTGACGTCGGTGATTTCGAGGGGTTGGTCGCCGACGTTGACCAGCTTGAAATCGTGCCGAACAACTTGACCTTGCTTGACGGTGCCAAAATCGTGAACGGGATTTGGCACCTGGAGTCTGGGGCCGACGTTCGACGAAGCGGGTTTACTTCCGCTGCCTGCGACGGCTTGAGTCGTGTCGTCCTGGCCCACCAACGCTACGGCGGACACAAAGATCGCACTTAAGACGACGAACGCCGAATGCTGTCATGACGTTCGTAAACTTTGACTTCGCATAATTAAGTAGGCGCTGCGCAGATGTCGTAATCTCAGAGGTACCCGGGCGGAAAATCACGAACTGGTTAAAGGCTAGGCGGCGCTGCGACAAAAAGCAACGGCAGACCGCCAGCAATTGAGCAATTGCGGGCTGAAGTGAAGAGCTTGATTTCCCCGGAGCGTTCGTTACGTTGGTGCCCAACCTGATTCAACCGGGCGAGCGGCTAGGCCGACCGCTCGGTTGATGATTTCAGAGATGACCCCGTTCTGGAACATTGCCCTGCGGCTTTGTCGAGTCATGGGCCTCGGATTGCTGGCGCTGTCGGTTGGCTGCGCCGCGCAAAAAGCGCGAGCCAAAGCCACCAGCGCTGCCAGTGCCGCTAGCGCACCGCTCGCCCAGGGCGTCGAGACGTTCGAAGCCGCCTGGCAGATCATTTACGAAAGCCACTTTGACACCAATTTCAACGGCGTGAACTGGCTCGCCGTCCGCGAGGAATTTCGGCCCAAGGCCGAAGCGGCAAACACGGTGGACGAACTCCGCGTGGTGATCCAACAGATGCTCAGCCACTTGGGCCAGTCCCACATGACCATCATCCCCGGCTCGCTGGCCGACGCGTTCGATCCGCAAAAAGTGAAGCGCTCCGCCCACCCGAAGAAATCCGCTGCGCGCGACTCGAAGACAAATGCCCAAACCTCTCCCGACGAATCCGAGGAGGATGAAGAGGAGGCACCGTCCAGCGGATTGCACGGGGACATCGGTTTCGACGTTCGCCTGGTCGATCAACAAATCGTGGTCAGCCGCGTAGAAGACGCCAGCTTCGCTCAAGCCGCCGGGGTCAAAGCCGGTTGGGTCGTGCAGGCGGTTGGTCCGAGGCGCCTGGCGGATCGGCTGGAAAAGCTACCGTCCGATCTCGAGCCTGCCAAAGCCCAGTTCATGGCCTGGCGCATGGCCAAGGCGCTTCTGTTGGGGCGGCCAGGATCGGTCGTCCAAGTTGAGTTTTTGAACGACGCGGACCAGGCCCTCACGGTGCAACTGGAACGGCAACCCGCGAAAGGGCTGCTGGCCAAGCTCGGTCTCTTGCCGCCGGTTTATGCGCGTCTGGAACACGAACGCCTCAAACCGGAATCCGGGCTGAGCATCGGGTTGATCCGATTCAATCTCTTCATGATTCCCGTGGCCGGCCTGTTCGATCAGGCCGTTGAGGAGTTCCGGGATGCGGACGGCGTTATCATCGATCTGCGGGGAAATCTCGGGGGAATCGCCGGCATGGTGATGGGGTTGGCGGGACACTTTTTGAACGAGCCGCTTTCCCTGGGCACGCTGAAAATGCGCGGCAACGAACTGAAGTTCTTCGCCAATCCCCGCCGGGTGAACCCCGCCGGCCAGCGGGTCGAGCCCTTCTCCGGCCCGGTGGCCATTCTCACTGACGGCGCTTCGCTCAGCGCGGCGGAGATTTTCGCGGGCGGAATGCAGGACGTGCGACGGGCGCGGATTTTCGGCCAGACCACTCCCGGCCAGGCGTTGCCTGCGGTTTGGGACCGTTTGCCGAACGGCGACGTTCTGTATCACGCCTTCGCGGATTTTGTGACCGGTTCGGGCGTCCGGCTCGAAGGCCGCGGCGTCATTCCCGATGAAAGGGTGCCGCTGCTGCGAAAAGATTTGCTCGCCGGACGAGATGCGCCTTTATTGGCGGCGCTCAAATGGATTTCCGCCCAGCGGCGGGAGAAGGTTCCCGATGGCCGGCGCACGGACAGCCGCCGCCGGGAGTGAGACGCGACGCGCGAAACAGGACCGGGAACCAGCCATCGGTAGGGCGGCGCTGCTGCGCCGCCGCATCCGCGTGAAGTCGGCTGCGCGGCAGCGCAGCCCTACCGGCTCGGAAAACGGACAGTCGAGAATCTAAGCTAAGACGAAACAAACAAACGCTAAACGACCACTGACGAACGACATGAAAAACAATTTCACAAATCACAATCTCGCCGCCGTGCTCGGACTGGCGGTTTATCTCCATTCCGCCGCCCTGTTCGAGGCTGCAGCGCAGGCGGACAAACCGAAAGAGACAGGATCATCCGCCAAGTTGCCGGCTGCTTCGGAAGTCATCGCCAAATTCCTCAAAGCCATCGGCGGCAAGGAGGCTTATCTGAAAATCCAATCGCAACACGCCAAGGGTAAATTCGAGATGCCCGCCCAGGGTCTCACGGGCGACCTGGAAGTCTTTCACAAACGCCCCAACAAACTGCTCGTCAAGGTCAACATCCCGGCCATGGGCGACGTGTTGACCGGGTTCGACGGCAAGGTGGCGTGGTCCTTGAACGCGGCGATGGGGCCGATGCTGATGGAAGGCAAACAACTCGAACAGATGCGGGACCAGGCGGACTTCGATTCGATTCTGCACGCGGAGGGAGATTACAAATCGATGGAGACGCTGGAGTTAGCGCAGTTCGAGAAGAAAGAATGCTACAAGTTGAAACTGGTCAAGAAGAACGGCCAGGAAGTCACCGAGTTTTACGATGTGAAAACTGGCCTGCTCGCCGGCATGATCATGACGCAGGAATCGCCTTTCGGCCCGGTCCAGGCCACCAACGTCCTGGAAGAGTACAAGAAGTTCAACGACGTCCTCTTTGCCACGAAAGTCACGCAGCGGATGGGCCCAATCGAGCAAACCATGATCCTGAGCCAATACGAACTGAACAAGGTCGAAGACTCGAAGTTCGAGCTGCCCGAGCAGATCAAGGCGCTGGTGAAGAAGCCGTAGCCAGTTGTCAGTTGTCAGTGATCGGTTTTCAGTGGTCAGTGGTCAGTAATCTGTGGGAATCAATCTGGTGGCGTAACCGATCCGGAGCGTAATAGTCATCTACGTGGAACATGAAAATCAAAACTTTTCTCGCTGGCACGGCGTTGTGTCTGTCTCTTGGCGGATGGGCAACGCGGGTTGAAGCCCAAAGTGACGCCCGTCCTGCCCTCAGCCCCCGCCGTGCCGCGGCCTTGAAGAAATATGACAAGGATGGCAACGGCAAACTGAGCGAGTCAGAACGGGAGGCCATGCGAAAAGCCGTCGCGGCGCAAAAGCTTCAAGCCGCCCGGCGCGGGAGGATGGGCTTCATGCTGCCGCCCGAAGTGGTCAAGAAATACGACAAGGACGAGGACGGAACTCTTGACGAGGAAGAAAGCCAGGCCGCCCGCGAAGGAATGCGCAAGCAGTTCGAGGAAGTCAGAAAGAAGTATGACAAGAATGGCGATGGCAACCTCGACGCGGCAGAATCAGAAGCGATGCGCAAAGACGCCGAGGCCGGCAAGATCGAAGGCGTGCCAAGATTCTTTGGCGGCGGGCCGCGTCCACCCAGCTTTGGACGGCCACAAGGACCCTCCCGCGAGGTGATCATGCAGCAGGCGGATAAGAATCGCGACGGGCGATTGAGCGCGGAAGAACTACAGGCGGCGCGGACGGAACTCGCCAAGCAACGCCCCAACCAACCCAAATCCGACAGCCCCCAACCGAAGTGACGCATGAATTCCATTAACACCTCAGGCAAATCTAGAATCGCGGGGCGATTGTTTTCACCTTCTCCCTCATCCTTAAGAATCCCAAGGGGATTCTACCCCGAAGCCCAGGGTTGCGAGGAACGAGCCACCCTGGCGGATTGGGAGGACGTCGGCCCAACCCCAACGGGGTTTCGTCTTCGGCCTTGGGAGAGCCGCAACCCCCTTGGGATTGGGAAACAGGTCACGGAGCCGTGGAAGGAGCGGAGAGGACTCACGCACTCCCAAACGTCGCAACCGCGGCTTAGCAGATTTGCGCTTGCGCTGAGTTTGAGTGTGAGTTTGATCAGCCTCGCCACCGCCGCGCCAGCAGACAAAAACGCGGCTGGTGCGGCCGCCAAAAAGAAGGAGAAACCGGTCGAAGTCAGTTTCAGCCAAAAGCGTGGCTGCTTCGAACGGCCCTTTGAGCTTCGTCTGACGGCCAGCGTGGCGGGCGTCGAGATTCTTTACACCACGGACGGCACTACGCCCAGCGCGACGAACGGCACGCTTTTCACCGGCCCGATCAAGATCGAACAGACCACGGTCTTGCGAGCCGCCGCCATCAAGAAAGGCGCGAAGGAAATCCGAGTTAAAACCCACACTTACATTTTTCCCGCCGACGTGATTCGCCAGTCGAACGATGGTTTGCCGCCCGCGGGCTGGCCTTACATGTGGGGCCCCAACAAAGTGGATTTCGGCATGGATCCAAGAGTCGTCGAGGATCCCAAGTATCGGGACGGTATCATTGGCGACCTCAAGTCGCTGCCGTCCATGTCGCTCGTCATGGACCTGGAAGATTTGTTCGGAAAAGAGCGGGGCATTTATGCGGAAGCCAGACTTTCGGGGCGCGAGAACGAGAAACTTTGCTCGCTGGAGCTGATCCAACCGGACGGCAGCGACGGTTTTCAGATCGATTGCGGCATCCGCATTCGCGGCGGGTTCAGCCGGATGCCGATGAACCCCAAACATTCCTT encodes:
- a CDS encoding HYR domain-containing protein, translating into MTFQGGVTYDLAIRRTGQAAHYKLGSPDKRLEIGFAHSLLYLEHHEQAWLVNAAPNENVNISVLKDSPAIGGADPQATTMTYSVRRADCTVVVPSTTIPVSGTISFNAGSGGSFVIYFESMDGHFALRRNSGCDGGFYALPCPPKVQIVCPANIIKPNDPGQCGAIVSFAATATGVYSPTVTYSKAPGSFFLTGTTAVTATATDLFGETATCTFTVTVEDKELPVLKCPPDLVVECDGQRNPAALNAWLNSFSATDNCAIAKSGNDFKGLSDGCGATGSTTVTFTATDIHGNSASCTATFTIVDTTAPVLTSNVRDILPKDAPITFTVDESDAKVRAILPGPGRAGGDRDRTSDSQTGPEAWERTDGSPIGQPPPWRERPRRIPRLLPHAGGSRRANLGPEAHFLSPNRTRPRRLLRTRTCSL
- a CDS encoding DUF1573 domain-containing protein, which translates into the protein MFVSAVALVGQDDTTQAVAGSGSKPASSNVGPRLQVPNPVHDFGTVKQGQVVRHDFKLVNVGDQPLEITDVKPSCGCTTAGQWSRSIPPGESGTIPLQLETSRFAGVVSKTISVTTNDRTEPVRILEIKADIWTPIHLSSAVVVFPALTNADQIVTQPVTIRQDMGTLYPQVRIRDAV